The following coding sequences are from one Eucalyptus grandis isolate ANBG69807.140 chromosome 11, ASM1654582v1, whole genome shotgun sequence window:
- the LOC120289387 gene encoding LOW QUALITY PROTEIN: argininosuccinate synthase, chloroplastic-like (The sequence of the model RefSeq protein was modified relative to this genomic sequence to represent the inferred CDS: inserted 3 bases in 2 codons): MAQWHATMPYSGNGATVCASNKETLLIHDKISCLRSSFVSQKFGARLGCFGGYPIGLTHGSITAESRVRKGIQAVLTSDAEKGGGLRGKLNKVVLAYSGGLDTSVIVPWLRENYGCEVVCFTADVGQGLKELEGLEEKAKASGACQLVVKDLKEEFVKDYIYPCLRAGAIYERKYLLGTSMARPVIAKAMVDVAKEVGADAVSHGCTGKGNDQVRFELTFFALNPDLNVVAPWREWDITGREDAIEYAKKHNVPVPVTKKSIYSRDRNLWHLSHEGDILEDPANEPKSDMYMMTVDPEDAPNQPEYLEIGIVSGLPVSINGRKLSPASLLSELNEIXGRHGIGRIDLVENRLVGMKSRGVYETPGGTILFTAVRELESLTLDRESVQLKDSLALKYAELVYAGRWFDPLRESMDSFMEKITETTTGSVVLKLYKGSVMVTSXKKPFSLYRQDISSFESSQIYDQADAAGFIRLYGLPIRVRAMLNKGI, encoded by the exons TTTGGTGCTCGGTTGGGTTGCTTTGGGGGATATCCGATTGGTTTGACCCATGGCAGTATCACTGCCGAATCTCGTGTTAGAAAAG GAATTCAAGCAGTTTTGACCAGTGATGCAGAAAAGGGTGGAGGTCTGCGTGGAAAGTTGAACAAAGTGGTTCTGGCCTATAGTGGCGGCTTAGATACCTCAGTTATTGTTCCATGGCTGAG GGAGAACTATGGCTGTGAGGTTGTATGCTTCACTGCCGACGTTGGCCAA GGTTTGAAGGAGCTTGAAGGTTTGGAAGAAAAGGCGAAGGCCAGCGGTGCATGTCAGTTGGTAGTGAAGGACCTCAAGGAAGAATTTGTGAAGGATTACATATATCCTTGCCTGCGAGCTGGTGCCATCTACGAAAGGAAGTACTTATTGGGGACCTCTATGGCCCGACCAGTCATTGCTAAG GCCATGGTAGACGTTGCAAAAGAAGTTGGAGCAGATGCTGTATCTCATGGATGCACTGGAAAGGGAAATGATCAG GTTCGGTTTGAGCTTACTTTCTTTGCCTTGAACCCTGATCTCAATGTTGTGGCCCCTTGGAGGGAATGGGACATCACAGGGAGAGAAGATGCCATAGAGTATGCTAAGAAGCATAATGTGCCGGTTCCTGTGACAAAGAAGTCCATCTATAGCAGGGACAGAAACTTGTGGCACTTAAGCCATGAG GGAGATATTCTGGAAGACCCTGCAAATGAGCCAAAGTCAGATATGTACATGATGACTGTCGACCCTGAAGATGCTCCTAATCAACCTGA GTATCTTGAAATTGGAATAGTGTCAGGGCTTCCCGTTTCCATCAACGGGAGGAAGCTCTCTCCTGCATCTTTGCTTTCTGAGCTAAATGAGAT GGGGAGGCACGGTATTGGTCGCATTGACTTGGTTGAGAACCGACTAGTTGGGATGAAAAGTCGCGGGGTCTATGAAACTCCTGGTGGGACCATCCTTTTCACTGCTGTGCGTGAGCTAGAGTCTCTGACCCTGGATCGGGAATCTGTGCAACTCAAGGATTCTCTGGCCCTCAAGTATGCAGAGCTGGTGTATGCGGGCCGATGGTTCGATCCTCTTCGCGAGTCGATGGACTCTTTCATGGAGAAGATCACGGAGACTACGACCGGTTCGGTGGTCCTCAAGCTGTACAAAGGATCCGTCATGGTTACCA CGAAAAAGCCCTTCAGCCTTTACAGGCAAGACATTTCATCGTTCGAGAGTAGCCAGATATACGACCAAGCTGATGCTGCCGGTTTCATCCGGCTTTATGGTCTTCCAATTAGGGTGCGAGCAATGCTTAACAAAGGCATTTGA